DNA from Salmo salar chromosome ssa24, Ssal_v3.1, whole genome shotgun sequence:
TCAATAAATCTTAATCTTAGGTGTTCTGAGAtcttttgttcaaggcatggttagctgactcctgattcaaattttattggtttagcagatgttattgcgggtgtagcgacatgtttgtgcttctagttcccgacagtgcagcaatttTCTTTTGGAggagtcattagcctaggggttcacatactttttccaacctacactgtgaatgtttaaattatgtattcaatatagacaagaaaaatgcaATTTGTCTTATGACTTAATACATTTTCTTGCCACTGTCATTAGTGGTTTTGTTTggtaaataaaaaatacacaagATGGTATGAAATTGGATACAAATGACTGTATTTTCCCTGCAGACAAATGCCGCACCCACACAGAAAATTGGCTCCACTGAGGTGGGCGTGTCAGATAAAGAGGGGCCTGGGAAGGCAGGGCTGGATGACACTAAGACCACTCCTGTCCACGGCCACACCCCTGAACCATCAGCGGCCAAAGGTCCTGCAGTGGACCTCAAAACCTCAGAGCTGGAGACCAATGAGATCGCAGTAGACAAAGGTACAGGACAAGATGGCTGCTCTCATTGAGAGTGGAAGGATCTGGGCCAATAAGACAATTTCATACCAGCTCTCCCACTTCCTTATCAACTCATCTTTGACATGACATTACATACACACCATTTATACCACAGTCATATTCACCATTACCCCTTAGGCAAGTACAACACGTCTTGAATTGGTAGTTTTGTTTCTGAGAGGCTGACATGTGTATGTTGTCTGATACGAACTGGATGCTGCCCTTTGTCTAGCTCTCGACACTCCTGCGCTATCCCCTAAAGAGTCCCTGCCCTCCGCTGATGCTAAGGGGGACCAACCGGGGCCTGTAGAGGGGGCCAGTAAGCCCCAGAAAAATAACCTGTCCGAGGACACGGAGCTGGAGGTGATGGACACACACGGAGGAGAGCCTCAGATAGAGGGTATGACTCGCACAGCCTCAACCCTGCACCCACCATCTCAGAAACTGTACAACCTCCTCCATACCAGACGTTCCACAAGTCCAGGGAGGATAAGCCAGTTTGTTCCGTCATAATCATAAAATAGTATACTTTGTGTGAAAGTATCTAAAATGGGAAATAGTGAAACCTAGTATTGCCAAGGTTTTTGCCTTTACAGAGTCAAAGATGTGAGAAATGTAAACGGACGGCAATCTTTTTCCCCTCCAGATGCCGACCCTGGTGCTGATGACATTCAGCTTAGTCCTGATGCCGACCCTGGTGCTGATGACATTCAGCTTAGCCAGTGGAAGGAAGAAGAGGCTCCTATTGGTCAGGAGAAGGTGGAGGATCCTGAGGAGGATTACGATGCAGACAAGCCGATAGTGGGCGGGGTCTACCCAGACCAACGGAACCAGATGGCTGAGAACATAGGTGGGTCACACTCGTATGGGGTGGGGGGGTCCTAACCATCCCACTCGGGTGGGGGGGTGGGTCCTAACCATCCCActcgggtgggggggggggtcctaaCCATCCCACTCGGGGGGGGGTCCTAACATCCCACTCGGGTGGGGGTCCTAaccaaacttcacatttctctagtaaAGGCTACTTATCGTAATGAACGATGTCAGCAAAATGCCTGCGATAAGTGATTGGTATAGTTGGTGTATCGTCCCAGCTCTAATGTATAGTAAAGATGCTGATGTGTTCACTCGTAGATAAGGAGGCTGAACGGGAAATGCAGGAAGAGCTGGCGGACTACAACGGAGACGACGAGAATGAAGGAGAGTTTGAGGCTGACAAACAGGCAGAGCTCGCTCAGTTCTGAGGTAACACATACACAGTCTGTTTTAGTGAGATAAATATCTAATTTTTGGTCTTGTTAGGTGGTTGGAGAAAGGTGGGAGCTAAGACCCTCCTCCATTCACAATCCACTACCGAACCAGGGAGGGACTACAGCTTCTCAACAGAACTGTTGTCAAGACTACAGTCTGTGTAAGACTTCTGCTCTTTCAGTGAAAGCATCTCACGGTTCGCCTTAATATACTTAAGTCTTCTGCAGTGAATGTATAAAAACAGACTTTGGATCTCAGAACTGCTATGTGAAATGATAGTTTGTATGTGATAACAACCCAGATCGTGCTGTTAGAGAACTGTACTCCGATTTACTCATCTAATCAGCAATTCTGATTCACTCTTTAGTCTTGATAATGACTTCATGTGCAGTTAGTTACACTTAGCAGTTCTTACAGTAGTTTCATAAACCAATAGAAAATGAGATGTCATGCTGTATGACAATGTGaataatgtttttgttttaaaATTTGAAATGTTTGCAGGGATCATTCAACCCTGCATAGTCAAAGCTTGATGGTCATGTGTCCTGCACACCATAGAATAACTATTTTGTAACTTGTTGGTAAAAGTGGCCTCTGTGCATCCTTGGTGTACCAGGCAGACCCACTACTGTAAATGTTTCAGATacgattttcttttttttatagcCGACTCAAATGGAAATGATGGTTGAACATGAGttagattttttttctatttAGATTGTTACAATGGATTTGTTGCTTACTGAACTGTTAAATAATCTTTTTTTTATTGAGGAAATGTAGCACAGAAGGATGACAAAATAAATCATTTTAATACCATAGTCAGACAAGTCTGTTTTTGGTATTGTGAAGGATGTAGTTCTTCTGTCCTTTGGGATGTCTGGTATTTGTAGTCCTTTGTGGGTCAGGACCAAAAAGACAATTGGGTAAAGGATGATCTTGTCCTGGTCAACCAACTTCAgacactgtctccctctgtcctaTCATAGCGACCACAGTTACGCAGATGGAAAAAGCTGGTGTACGGAGACCGGGTCAGGGAGGTGGGTACTGGGTATGAGTTGTCATAGTAATGCAGGGCTCTGATTCAGATGATCTTGACCACAGGGAAGTACTTGTGAGTGGAGAAATCAAACTCCGGTAGTACCTAGAAATGGGGAGTACCATTTGATCACAATGTTTCAATTTCCCAATATATTTTGTAGTGTGTTTTGCTCCTTGCATTGTTGTTACCTTTGTCTCCTTCTTGTGCCCGCCGGCAAGTAGCTTCATGACCACAATGTTGGGTTTGGCCACTTTTAGAATGCGATTCACCTGCAACAattagcaacacacacacacacacaaaaaaaaacacatttagaccCACAAACTTGAGGCACAACCTCTGTCACTATTAGGTATTAAAGAGCTTACTGACCTCTGGGTCAGGGCTGGGGACGTTCTCCAGGATCAGTTTGGCCTGCTGGAAATGTTTACTGGCCGCCATGTAGAGGTCAGCTGACTGAGGAGGAGGACTGTACTTCTTCAGATCAGACATCTCCTACAGACGACATAAACCGAGAGGCACAGGTCGTCTTTTTAATTTCCGCTGTAACATTTAATTCCTGAGATATTCTGTGCAGCATGTCTGCAATTTAAGTCAACCTGGAATGCACACAATCAGAGCTAGCAACGGTtagtaacactacagtaccttgaACTGGACGTAATGGACTGGCGGGGGAGTGACCACACTGTTGAAGGGGGCAAAGCGATGCTCGTAGCGCACCTGCTCGCTGTCCAACTCAAACTGCGGCTTCCGCACCTTTCCATCCATATCCAGGGCTATCATAGTCTGCACCAACAGACaggagttcagtgtgtgtgtgtgtgtagtcttgaTAGAAAATGGGACTGCAACTGAGCCAGGACAGAGAACACGTAACATGTTtaggacaagtgtgtgtgtgtgtacacttacCTTGTACATGCCAGCACACATGTTTTGGTAGGCTTGGCTCATGGTGATTTCTCTGCTGAGGGGGCGAGCTGCAGGCGAAAACACATCCTTATTGAGGAGCATGTTACGGATGGGTGGCAGCAGTGTAGTACCAGATGGATTAAATTCAATGTAAATAATGTATGATTTAATCCTGACCTCCTTgacccttcttcttcttcttgattTTCTTGCTGCTGCGTCCTTTCTGCTGCTCCTCCAGGAGGCGCTCCTCAGCCATCTGAGAGCTGTCCGCCCGACTCAGAGTGGACATGAGCCATGCATACAGGAACTCTGACAGATACctacacaccacctcagtcaagCATACCTCAATCAAGTGAACACCGAACATATTTTCTTACAGCACAAATCGGTCAAGTGTACACATGGCACACGCTCACCAGTAGATGTAGTAGTACTCGTGCATGCTGTAGAGTTCCAGCTCGAAGCCGCTGAGCAGGTACTGGATCATGATGCGCAGGTTGTGGTAGAGGACCCAGGTGCCCAGGCAGGCCAGGTGCTGTCTCTGGGGCTCCAGCTTCATCAGCAGGCTGTGCAGCGCCGCGTCCACCTTCTCTGCCTGCAGGGGGCGCCCCCACACCACAGTCAACCACAGG
Protein-coding regions in this window:
- the golm1 gene encoding Golgi membrane protein 1 (The RefSeq protein has 2 frameshifts compared to this genomic sequence) — translated: MGGLGNGRRGGRSPPLMIGALIACVLVLGFNYWVSNSRILELQTKLYELEAQMRRAASERGAVEVKKNEFQEEIQRLKEESSRMQSLNKRLEGVHNTCSQEKASQLINISSSTKAIQDLKSQLNELNEDLGKVQKEFQSCQGNLNTLNKKLTYDMTQCNTQILAQREDCAEMVAAAKQEVQKKLEMKNPAVSSQTNAAPTQKIGSTEVGVSDKEGPGKAGLDDTKTTPVHGHTPEPSAAKGPAVDLKTSELETNEIAVDKALDTPALSPKESLPSADAKGDQPGPVEGASKPQKNNLSEDTELEVMDTHGGEPQIEDADPGADDIQLSPDADPGADDIQLSQWKEEEAPIGQEKVEDPEEDYDADKPIVGGVYPDQRNQMAENIDKEAEREMQEELADYNGDDENEGEFEADKQAELAQF
- the golm1 gene encoding Golgi membrane protein 1 isoform X1, which produces MVVEGGRSPPLMIGALIACVLVLGFNYWVSNSRILELQTKLYELEAQMRRAASERGAVEVKKNEFQEEIQRLKEESSRMQSLNKRLEGVHNTCSQEKASQLINISSSTKAIQDLKSQLNELNEDLGKVQKEFQSCQGNLNTLNKKLTYDMTQCNTQILAQREDCAEMVAAAKQEVQKKLEMKNPAVSSQTNAAPTQKIGSTEVGVSDKEGPGKAGLDDTKTTPVHGHTPEPSAAKGPAVDLKTSELETNEIAVDKALDTPALSPKESLPSADAKGDQPGPVEGASKPQKNNLSEDTELEVMDTHGGEPQIEDADPGADDIQLSPDADPGADDIQLSQWKEEEAPIGQEKVEDPEEDYDADKPIVGGVYPDQRNQMAENIDKEAEREMQEELADYNGDDENEGEFEADKQAELAQF